A portion of the Candidatus Hydrogenedentota bacterium genome contains these proteins:
- a CDS encoding SET domain-containing protein-lysine N-methyltransferase yields the protein MSRLGAEKPHIDERYACFKLRVAKSKIHRWGVYADEPIPANRKIIEYTGEMINRKETKRRAASTDLIYLFTVNSYWTKDGSVGGSGAEYVNHSCEPNVRAWVVKDHILYMSMRAIKKGEELTIDYNFDKHVEKVLCACGTKSCRGTINRKD from the coding sequence CTTGCTTTAAACTGCGTGTCGCCAAATCGAAAATTCATCGCTGGGGTGTGTATGCGGATGAGCCAATACCGGCGAACCGCAAGATCATCGAATACACCGGCGAGATGATCAATCGGAAGGAAACGAAGCGGCGTGCCGCTTCGACCGATTTGATCTACCTTTTCACGGTCAACAGCTACTGGACGAAAGACGGCTCCGTGGGCGGAAGCGGAGCCGAATACGTCAACCATTCATGCGAGCCGAATGTTCGCGCCTGGGTTGTGAAGGACCACATTCTCTACATGAGCATGCGGGCGATCAAGAAGGGCGAGGAACTGACGATCGACTACAACTTCGATAAGCACGTCGAGAAGGTGCTGTGTGCGTGCGGCACGAAGTCGTGCCGCGGCACTATCAATCGGAAAGACTGA